TTATGAGAAAACATCGGGGATTAGTGGCAATATCAGTTCTGTGGGCTCAGACACGTTAGCCAACCTGATGACTTTGTGGGCAGAAGAATTCAAACGTCAATACCCGAACGTTAACATTCAAATCCAAGCCGCGGGTTCATCGACGGCACCACCGGCGCTGACCGAGGGCACATCCAATCTTGGCCCAATGAGCCGCAAGATGAAGTCAAAAGAAGTGGCAGCCTTCGAGAAAAAATATGGCTACAAGCCTACCCCGATTCCAGTGGCCATTGATGCGCTGGCCGTGTTTGTCAATAAAGACAATCCCATCAAAGGGTTGACCATTCCGCAAGTGGACGCCATTTTCTCGAAAAACCGTAAGTGCGGCTATCCGCATGACATTACGCGCTGGGGCCAGCTTGGGCTGAAAGGTGCGCTCGGCAATGCCACCATTCAATTATATGGCCGCAACTCTGTCTCGGGGACCTACGGTTACTTTAAAAAGCACGCACTGTGCAAAGGCGATTACAAGGATTCGGTCAATGAGCAGCCGGGCTCAGCTTCCGTCGTGCAGTCGGTGTCGACATCAATTAACGCCATCGGGTACTCTGGCATTGGTTACATGACGTCGGGCGTGCGTGCGGTGCCGTTGGCGAAAAAAGAAGGACAGGCGTTCGTGCCAGCGACTACAGAAAATGCCATTAAAGGCACTTACCCATTGTCGCGTTTCTTGTACATCTATGTGAACAAGAAGCCGGGCGAACCGTTGCCGCCAATCGTGCGTGAATTCCTGAAAATGGTATTGTCCAAGCAAGGTCAGGAAATTGTGGTGAAAGACGGTTACATCCCTTTGCCTGAAAAGGTCGCAGCGAAGTATCGCAAGCTGATTAAATAAAAAAAGATGGACGAGAAAAAGCCGGACGATGTCCGGCTTTTTCTTTTCTCGCCCTTCATGCTTTTTTGACAAATTCGGACTTGAGCTTCATCGCTCCAAAACCGTCGATTTTACAGTCTATGTTGTGGTCGCCATCAACG
This genomic interval from Gammaproteobacteria bacterium contains the following:
- the pstS gene encoding phosphate ABC transporter substrate-binding protein PstS family protein — encoded protein: MKSVKQLAIALSVAAMSVLPSVQAKGVDPKLPTYEKTSGISGNISSVGSDTLANLMTLWAEEFKRQYPNVNIQIQAAGSSTAPPALTEGTSNLGPMSRKMKSKEVAAFEKKYGYKPTPIPVAIDALAVFVNKDNPIKGLTIPQVDAIFSKNRKCGYPHDITRWGQLGLKGALGNATIQLYGRNSVSGTYGYFKKHALCKGDYKDSVNEQPGSASVVQSVSTSINAIGYSGIGYMTSGVRAVPLAKKEGQAFVPATTENAIKGTYPLSRFLYIYVNKKPGEPLPPIVREFLKMVLSKQGQEIVVKDGYIPLPEKVAAKYRKLIK
- a CDS encoding alkylphosphonate utilization protein gives rise to the protein VDGDHNIDCKIDGFGAMKLKSEFVKKA